AAGGCTAGTTTTATATAGAAAGGGGCCAATCTAGCAACATAGGTTGatttttcaaagaagaaataaagttcCATaccataggagagagagagatactgaaaattttCATTTGCTATATTTTTAGAACTAAAATTGTAGACTAAAAGAGAGGGACCATATAAGCCCACCTTCCATCCTAATTAAATGATGATGTAATCACTATAAACAAAGATGGCTAATATGGATGCTAACTACCCAGAACATTGCAGAACATTACAGAATATTTTACACAGAGCAGTTCTTTAAACAACCACTAGGAGGCAGGCTTATCCTTAACTTTAATATCCAAAAccctaaaataaatgaattaatacatgaactagctaaagaaataaatgaaggtcCTTATTAAATCCAAAacaatcaaaaaacaaacaaaaaaaccaagataAAGTAACAAACTATATCCTCCAAATAATTTACCTTCCTAATGCTTATATTGGATTTTAAGAAAAgttttgccatatatatatatatatatatatatatatatatatatatatatatttcaatgcaaaaacacatcatgacttttcagacaacccaataGTTTTCTGGCATCGTCTGATTTTGTGATATTACTTCTCTGTTCAGAAACCTTCAGAATCCTTGTTGGCCTAGATGCCAACCAGGAATAATATGATACTTTAAAGTATTTTTACAGGATTTGTTATTGTAGTAATACTTGAATTTAGATATTGGAAGCTCCCTCTTAGATATGAAGAGATTTAAATCTAGAACAGTGAAATGTGTGTATAATGTAATGCACTAATACATGGGAGAAGAAAATATAAATCTAGGTCAATTTAATTCCACCTACAAGAACATTCCCTTATCTGTAGAACATGAGGATATTTCAAGTAGATTCAGAATGATTTCAGTTGTCAGTCTCCTACATGCCTATGAAGGAAATTTTAAAGGATAGACATATCTTTGTCTCACCCTTATTTGGCTCACAATGTGAAATTGAAAGTTGTCTGAATTTTACTCAAAGAACTTAAAAAAGAGCAGAAAACAATTAAGCAAaggatgggagctgggtggtggcacactaggttaagcccacatggaactaagcacaagaaccatgCTAGGATCCAAGTATGAGgcttgcctccccacctgcaagggagacactttacaaactgtgaagcaggtctacaggtatatacctttctctccttctctatcaccctctcccctctcaacttctctctgtcctatccaataaaaacaaataacaacaaaaatagcaaagGGAAGTTCAGGTGGCACATCCGGTAGAGCACACATTCCAGtatgggttcaagtccatggttcCCACATTCAGGGAAAAActttacgagtagtgaagcagtgttgagtgtgtatctctgtttccctatctctgccccctttcaatttctctctgtctctattcaataataaataaattaaaagattaaaaaaaattaggcaaaGGATGTTGTCCTGAAATCTGGCCTCAATACATGACGGTTATGGTTTCAAGTCTTTAGGCCTTATCTCACTCTGCCTCCCAGAAGAAATTTCTGACTGGATCTGCAAAATGTCAGTCACCCTTTCCAAACTGTATTTCTCAGAgacaggctgtttttttttctgtccctgatCACCATTATGAAACTCCCCATAATTTTACAGTAAATGAAAGGGGCTCCTGGCATAAAAGGTAAGACTTGAatagtagtttttatttttacttttcttaacCAACATAATAGCAGAAGacttcaaaattttatttaattttttcacttAAAAAGTCACCACAGAAGCTTAAACCATCAAAACTGATATAGTCCTTAGAGACCATTTCCTTTGGTGCTACTTAACATTTTGGATGAGTTGTAGATACatactatttgtttttattggtgatttaatgattaacaagattgtggtataagggaGGTACAATGCCATATAATTCCTATCACCagcattccatatcccatcccctccattggaagattcccaattctttatctctctgtgaatAAGGACCAAACTTCCTTATGGTATATAGATActtgagaaattgaggagagttAGAGCTAATATAGACTTATTTCTGTGCCACTCACATAGGGCTTTTTCCAGATAATCCATACTGACTTTCTGCAACCCTTATGTGACTGTATTTAATCCCTATAAGCAACTCTGGGAATGAGGTGTGGCAACAGCtgttttttccaaaaaaaaaattactttagaaAATTAACATAGAGCTATTGAATGTTTTGATCAGGGTGATATAGCTCACCAATACCAGTACTAGTCATTTAATTTGAATCTTCATTTTACTTCAATTACTATCAAAGATTACCACAAATTCAAAGTAGGAAATGTGCCTACGTTCTAAGGATGTTTGATCATATACCATTTGAAACTATTTGCTCTTAATAGTCTCTTTCTCAGGGCATAAAGTGAAAGAGGCCTAGGGTGGAGGGAGTTGGGTTGGGATCTAAAAATCTTCAAAGTAAATGCCTTCCCCAGTGGCAACTTCCATATCTGTTTTCTAAAGGAGAAAGGAGGCCTTATCACAAGATCAGAGGTCCGATTGCCATGGAAAGGTGGCTTAAGGAGACGTCTCTTTCACgtaagagactttctttttctctattctccACCAGCCTGACTGTAGAGACATATGTCTCTGATGGAATTGATCTTTTTTTTCGAAGCACCTGCATTACCATGTTCTTGTCACACTGTGCTGCAATTATCTATGTTCCTTCTACTTCTCTAATGCATGTGCTTATGAATTTACAGGAAGATAAGTATTACCAACACCCACTACCACTGCCTTCCCAAGATACTCATTGCTTGGTATAAATGAAAGGTCAATAATGATCCTGAGGTTTTTCTATCCTTTTTGATTTAAACAAATGACTGTAGTgatcaggcaatggcacacctggctaagcacacacattatagtgtgcaaagacctgaagcaggaaagattcacaagtggtgaagtaggactgcaggtgtctctctgttgctttctctctcaatctctccctacctactcaatttctctctgtctctatataataaatgaataaaatttaaaaagatgaaattaaaaaagattatatataacTGTGTGCATCAATGACAATATAAAATACATGAATGTCTTAAAAATAGAAGTAACATTCCATTGTAAAATAACATGACTTTCAACTTAGAATCTTTAGAAATAAACATATGTGAGGCTGGCATCCAAGCCCTATTGGATAGTGTccttgctatttttcttttttctttttgcctccagggttatcactggggctcagcagtgCCACTATAGATCAACTGCTCCTGGTAATGATCACCCCCAGATTTTTATctatctaatttttattagataggacagagagaaattaagagaggagagggagatatacatacatacatatatatatatatatatatatatatatatatatatagagagagagagagagagagagagagaaagacacttgtagacctgcttctctgctcatgaagtggaccccctgcaggtggggtgctggggcttgaaccctagtccttgcacttggtaatatgtgcacctcCTCCAGAACCTGTGTGCTTGCTTTTGTCATGCACATAACTCAAGTTCCAGTCCAAGACCCAAAAGCTCTGAAGGAGATGATATTGTGGTGCCTATCTAtgatctctttctatctgaaaaaacttGGAGTAGTAAAGCTCCAGTGTTAAAGACAAATCAATGTGTAGATGCTACATGAGGTTCACTTTAAAGTCCAGTTCTATCCTTCACTAtgtgttaatttttaaaaggaaaacaaagatgaATTCATGTCCAGTGTTTTATACTTTCTTACACATTTTATAGTCCTTTCTACTCCTTGAAAAATGAAAGGCAAGCTTACTATTCTTGCAGTAGTATGTAAAGATAGGGATACCTCAGGGCTGGTAAAATATCACACCTcatagggcacctgctttgccatgtatgtgaccccgTGTCATGCAGCTAGCATATCATGTAGGCATACTACAGCATTGGGTGAAGCTGTGATACtgtagtatctctctccctcttgctctgtctctgtctgtcttcatctaaaaaaaaatgacttggagTGATGAAATCTTGCATGTGTAAGGCTGAGACATGCTCaaccccaaataaaaaaaaagtggagttaACTTTAAGAGCAGTGATGAAAATCACTTGTGAGTAGGGCTATAAGAAGCTTTGATATCTTCCAATCAGCTAATCCCTAAGAAGAGCTTTGGTAAGCACCATCTTAGCCAACCTTAATAATACAATATTGCAATTTCttaataaaaagtatattttgaCAGTCTTGGGTGCCTCAAATCTGGTATTTTTGATACTGTTTTTCAAACTCAACTGTGTGAATCTTCCTGAGCATTTTGCCATGGAAGTCTTTGGAAGGCTTTGCTAGTATACAATGGTTTATCTGCATTTATGTGTTCCGATTTTAAGTGTGTCAAGGTTAAGTATGAACAGTAAAACCTGttgattacaaaataaataaataaatatagattgaAGCATTGTGAAGCAGTAACACCAgacgttattattattttccttcctttttattgatttcataataattgacaagaccataggataagaggggtacaattcccaacaccagagttccatatcccattccctcccttgaaagcttttctattctttatgcttctgggagcatggacccagggtcattatggggtgcagaaagtagaaggtctggcttctgtaattgattcccctgttgaacatgggcatcggcaaattgatccatactctcagcctgtctctctgtctttctctagtagggtagcactctggagaggtgggatgccaggacacattagtgaggttgtctgcccaggaagtcaggatggcatgatGGTagtatttcctctcctctcctctcctctcctctcctctcctctcctctcctctcctctcctctcctctcctctcctctcctctcccctcccctccccttccctcccatcttcatttcttattttctttgccATCACAGTTATTCCTAGGTCTCTTTCAGATCTTGCACAATGAATCCCTAGTTCCCAACATTCATTCCCACATCCtgcttttccccctcctttctcttatttttatttgatatgacagataaattgagagggaaggggagacagtctctcaaaaagagacacttgtaatACTGCTTCCTTGCTCATGAAGACCCCCTTTCCCCtgcccccacaggtagggactgcagtttgaactgggtccttgtacatgataactaGGGCActtaactgaatgtgccactgcTCAATTCCTTAAAATTTTAGTTTCAAGAGATAATGAATGAATGTAGTAGCCACAGCTAGCCATAACAACACTGAAGGATTAGTACTAATACAAGTTAACAATAAAGCCATCAGATTTTAAAGGTCAAACCCCACTCTCAATTAGAGCAATTTAGAATAAGGGCAAAAGGCCAAACCTAATGTTTGTCTTAGACTTTAAGTTTGCAAGGAATAAGCATTCACCTAATATTAACTCACTCCTGAAAACAATATAGAAATGggttttctttaaattatttgccTAAAACATATCAAGAAAGCTAACTGATTTCAGGAAACTGCCACAACTATGTGTATGTGCATATACCTGTTGTTTAGAACTTCTAAGGAATGACCCCTTGAAGATACAATGCACTAATGTCaatgtcaacatttttttttttttggtagcttGACTGTGGTGAGTTTCAGGACCCCAAGGTCTACTGTACTAGAGAATCTAACCCCCACTGTGGTTCTGATGGCCAGACATATGGCAATAAGTGTTCCTTCTGTAAGGCAGTGGCGTAAGTATCATATTGACACCCCCTTAAAAACACACTCTTACAGAGGAAGATTGACACTTTCCTAGATAATCTCTCTACACTCTCATTCTTGTAACTAGAAGAATAAACTTCTGGAAAATGGACTGAAAGCATATgggtcagagggagagagaaaatatgatatataa
The DNA window shown above is from Erinaceus europaeus chromosome 2, mEriEur2.1, whole genome shotgun sequence and carries:
- the LOC103107621 gene encoding serine protease inhibitor Kazal-type 6-like, whose product is MKLSGVFLLLSLALFCFYSGVFSQEGKEKGGLITRSEVRLPWKGGLRRRLFHLDCGEFQDPKVYCTRESNPHCGSDGQTYGNKCSFCKAVAKSGGKIKLKHNGKC